The sequence below is a genomic window from Candidatus Binataceae bacterium.
AACAACGGCTTGGTCTATCGATGCAATATGATCCGCGAAAAGGCAATGGCGGGCTGCCGCACGATCCGCTGACAGCGCTGGTCGTGCCGCGCCCAATCGGCTGGATTTCGACCATCAGTCCGAGCGGCGTCGTGAATCTGGCGCCCTACAGTTTTTTCAATGCGATCGCGGGGAATCCACCCTTCGTGATGTTCTCGAGCGGCGGCCGCAAACACTCGCAGCACAACGCCGAAAAATCCGGCGAGTTCGTCCATAGTCTCACCACCTGGGAGCTGCGCGAAGAGATGAATCTCACCTCCGCGATGGTCGGTCCCGAGGTTAGCGAGCCGGAACTGGCGAAGCTCGCGATGGCGCCCTCGACCGTCGTCAAGCCGCCGCGCGTCAAACACTCGCCGGTCGCCTTCGAGTGCAAATACGTCAAGAGCGTCGATCTGCCCGGCCGCGACGGCCGGCCGCATGACTACACGATCGTCATCGGTGAGGTCGTCAGCATCTACATCGATGACGCCGTGGTCATCGACGGCGCAGTCGATCTCTCACGCCATCGCCCGATCGCGCGCCTGGGCTCGACCGATCAATACACCGTCATCGATACCATTTTCCGCATGAAGCGCCCGCGCTAGAAGGCGCGATTCGCTAGCCCATCAGGCCCTTGGTCAGACCGCCATCGATCGTGATGTTGGCCCCGTGAATGAAGCCCGCACGCGCTGACGCGAGGAACAGAATAAGATCGGCGACCTCTTCGGGTTGGCCAATCCGTGCGAGCGGGGTCATCGTGCGAAACGCCTCTTCCGTCGATTGACCTGCACTGGCAGGAATCAGGCCCGAGCGCATCTTGAGTAATCGTTCCGTGAGGATCGGTCCGGGATTGATGCCGACGACGCGGACGTTTGGCGCCGCCTCTTCGGCCAGCGCCTTGGTGAAGTGATTGAGGGCCGCGTTGGCCGCGCCGCCGATCGTATAGCTGGCGCGCGGATTGAGCGCGGCCGCACCGATCACGTTGACGATTATGCCGCCGCCGTCGCGCCGCATCGGTGCGAGCACCTCGCGCGCCATCCGTACGTAACCGAAAAATTTGAGCATCCAGTCTGCTATCCAGGCTTCGTCGGAGAGCTCCATGAAAGGACCGGTGCGCGCACTGCCGGCGTTGTTGATCAGGACATCGACCCGTCCGAAGCGCTCGAGGCAGCGCGCGACGACGCGCTTGATCGCCGCGCCGTCAGTGAGGTCCGCAGCGATCGTATCGATCCGCTCGCGCGCGGCATGACCCGCGGCGATGACCGTCTCGTCGAGCGCCGCCTGACCTCGCGCACAGGCCAGCACCGAAGAGCCCTCGGCGAGCAGGCCTAATACCGTGGCCCGCCCGATGCCCTTGCTGCCGCCGGTCACGATCGCGACTTTGCCGTCCAAGCCCAGTTCCATGACTACCTCCTTCATGTACGCCCGATCGCTTTGGCGTATCGGGAGATTCAATCCGCAAGGTCTATCACAACCCGGGCCAGTAGATCGGGCGCGAAAGAGCGCTCCTCAGTGTGCCGCCGCGCCGCCCGCACCCGTCGTGCTCGCGCCGCGAAAAAGCAGAAACGACGGAACCATTACGATCGCCATCACCGCCAGGATGCGATACAGATCGGCAAACGCGAGCATCGCGGACTGCTGCTGGATTACGCCGTATACCATCCCGAGACCCTGCTTTTGCCCGGTCACCATCTGGTTAAGCAGATGGAACGTCGGCGAGCCCGGCAGGTGCGGCGCGCGATTGCTCATCTGCCACGCATCGAAGGCCGAAAAGTGCTGCACGAGGTAGGCCTGATGGATGCTCTGATGGCGCACCAGCGTGCTGGTCAGGTAGGCGATTCCCATCGCCGCCCCGGTATTGCGCATCATGTTGTA
It includes:
- a CDS encoding flavin reductase family protein, which gives rise to MQYDPRKGNGGLPHDPLTALVVPRPIGWISTISPSGVVNLAPYSFFNAIAGNPPFVMFSSGGRKHSQHNAEKSGEFVHSLTTWELREEMNLTSAMVGPEVSEPELAKLAMAPSTVVKPPRVKHSPVAFECKYVKSVDLPGRDGRPHDYTIVIGEVVSIYIDDAVVIDGAVDLSRHRPIARLGSTDQYTVIDTIFRMKRPR
- a CDS encoding SDR family NAD(P)-dependent oxidoreductase; the protein is MELGLDGKVAIVTGGSKGIGRATVLGLLAEGSSVLACARGQAALDETVIAAGHAARERIDTIAADLTDGAAIKRVVARCLERFGRVDVLINNAGSARTGPFMELSDEAWIADWMLKFFGYVRMAREVLAPMRRDGGGIIVNVIGAAALNPRASYTIGGAANAALNHFTKALAEEAAPNVRVVGINPGPILTERLLKMRSGLIPASAGQSTEEAFRTMTPLARIGQPEEVADLILFLASARAGFIHGANITIDGGLTKGLMG